In Anaerolineales bacterium, the following proteins share a genomic window:
- a CDS encoding sulfotransferase has product MTSDSPTFRVQPILVTGAHRSGTTWVGRMLALDPQVAYISEPLNVLHRPGVLRAKTSHWYQYICEENEAEYLASFTELLDYRYHTWSEIKSIRSIKDFLRMGRDFKIFYDALEHGQRTLLKDPFAVFSMSWFLKRFDFKIVVTVRHPAAFASSLKRLGWNFDFNDLLDQPLLMRDHLEPYREQMRSIAADDVIGQASLLWTMIYRFVHSTGQLNPDFILVRHEDLSRDPVNGFRDLYASLGLEFTSDVEKKILNSSSSENPAELRRGKTHSVKLDSRANIENWKKRLSEEEIARIHELTHDTLHLFYPEAN; this is encoded by the coding sequence ATGACGTCTGACTCGCCCACCTTCCGCGTTCAACCCATCCTCGTCACTGGCGCGCATCGCAGTGGCACCACGTGGGTCGGCAGGATGCTCGCGCTCGATCCGCAAGTCGCGTACATCAGCGAGCCGCTGAACGTGTTGCATCGCCCTGGCGTTTTGCGCGCGAAAACCTCGCATTGGTATCAATACATTTGCGAAGAGAATGAAGCCGAATATCTCGCCTCGTTCACGGAGTTGCTCGATTATCGTTATCACACATGGAGCGAGATCAAATCCATTCGCTCAATAAAAGATTTTCTGCGCATGGGACGTGACTTCAAGATTTTTTACGACGCGCTCGAACACGGTCAGCGCACATTGCTCAAAGATCCGTTCGCCGTGTTTTCGATGTCGTGGTTTTTGAAGCGATTCGATTTCAAAATTGTGGTCACGGTTCGGCATCCCGCCGCATTTGCGAGCAGTCTCAAACGCCTCGGCTGGAATTTCGACTTCAACGATCTGCTCGATCAACCTCTGCTGATGCGCGACCATCTTGAGCCGTATCGTGAACAAATGCGATCCATCGCAGCGGACGATGTGATCGGGCAAGCCAGCCTGCTGTGGACGATGATCTACCGCTTCGTTCATTCGACGGGGCAGCTGAATCCCGACTTCATCCTCGTCCGCCACGAAGACCTTTCGCGCGACCCTGTCAACGGTTTCCGCGACCTGTATGCCTCGCTTGGTCTTGAATTCACATCCGACGTGGAAAAGAAAATCCTCAATTCCAGTAGTTCCGAAAACCCGGCGGAACTTCGGCGCGGAAAGACTCACTCGGTCAAACTCGACAGCCGCGCAAACATCGAAAATTGGAAGAAGCGCTTGAGCGAGGAGGAGATCGCCCGCATCCACGAGTTGACTCACGATACGCTTCACCTCTTCTACCCCGAAGCCAACTGA
- a CDS encoding glycosyltransferase family 2 protein produces the protein MTDFPLVSIITPSFNQARFIEATIQSVLAQDYPRIEYGIVDGGSSDGTVEVIKKFEGRIGWWVSEQDKGQTDAINKGFARAQGEILAWINSDDTYEAGAVSAAVKYLQEHPDVGMVYGDCNFINESGRVIGRFNSAQTDLQLLRRGYVHIPQQTAFFRADLWREVGPLDPSFYFAMDYDLWTRLAARSKIQYVPQLWANFRLHTSGKTIVADDRCWPEMIRVHYRDGGSFFSIINAKYFIRKLIAPIWNWRRRKMLNG, from the coding sequence ATGACTGATTTTCCTCTCGTCTCCATCATCACACCCTCGTTCAACCAAGCGCGCTTCATCGAAGCGACGATACAATCCGTGCTGGCGCAGGATTATCCGCGCATAGAGTACGGCATCGTGGACGGCGGCTCGTCGGATGGAACCGTTGAAGTCATCAAAAAATTCGAGGGGCGAATCGGCTGGTGGGTGAGCGAGCAGGATAAAGGTCAGACCGACGCGATCAACAAGGGGTTTGCGCGCGCGCAGGGCGAAATCCTCGCGTGGATTAACTCCGATGACACGTACGAGGCGGGCGCGGTCAGCGCGGCGGTGAAATATCTGCAAGAACATCCCGACGTGGGGATGGTCTACGGCGATTGCAACTTCATCAACGAAAGTGGACGCGTGATCGGCAGATTCAACTCGGCACAAACCGATTTGCAACTGCTTCGTCGCGGCTACGTGCACATCCCGCAACAGACCGCGTTCTTCCGCGCGGACTTGTGGCGGGAGGTTGGTCCGCTTGACCCGTCGTTTTACTTCGCGATGGATTATGATCTGTGGACGCGGCTCGCGGCGCGCTCGAAGATTCAATACGTGCCGCAGTTGTGGGCGAACTTTCGCTTGCACACCTCGGGCAAAACCATCGTCGCCGACGACCGTTGCTGGCCCGAAATGATCCGCGTGCACTACCGCGACGGCGGCTCGTTCTTTTCGATCATCAATGCAAAATACTTCATCCGTAAGTTAATCGCCCCCATTTGGAACTGGCGCAGAAGAAAAATGTTGAATGGATAA